Genomic segment of bacterium:
CATTACTCGCTTCGTTTGGCCGTGAATCCGGGAACCCGGCGGCGGATGGTACGACCTCCCAGGTCGCTCGTCAAACCCCGTTTCGTTTCAGGAGAGGAGCGGCGCCGTGGGCTCCGATTCCGAAGGCCGGTTAACATCCCCCTCCCGTACGTGCGTTAATTTCCCCGTCACCGGGTCCGGCAAGATGGAGCGCTTCCTGATGAACGACCGCTGCGCCGCGGGGACGGGCCGCTTTTTGGAGGTCATGGCCCGGGCGCTGGAGACCGATCTGGCCCACCTGGCGTCCCTGGCAATCGAGGCGGAGAAGGGGGTCAAGATTTCAAGCATGTGCACCGTCTTCGTCGAAAGCGAGGTGGTGAGCCTCCTGGCCCGGGGAACGCCGCGAGGGGAGATAGCCCGGGGGCTGCACCGCGGGGTGGCCGAGCGGGTGGGCGGCATGGCGAAAAAGGTCGGCCTGCGGGGGGAGGTCTACCTCTCCGGCGGCGTGGCCCTCAACCCGGCCGTGGCGGCCTCG
This window contains:
- a CDS encoding acyl-CoA dehydratase activase; this encodes MERFLMNDRCAAGTGRFLEVMARALETDLAHLASLAIEAEKGVKISSMCTVFVESEVVSLLARGTPRGEIARGLHRGVAERVGGMAKKVGLRGEVYLSGGVALNPAVAASLGEFLGVEVAVIPEPQLNGAYGAALLARDGA